In Carya illinoinensis cultivar Pawnee chromosome 9, C.illinoinensisPawnee_v1, whole genome shotgun sequence, the following are encoded in one genomic region:
- the LOC122275289 gene encoding protein SCAR2 isoform X1, which translates to MPLTRYQIRDEYSLADPELYGAADRDDPEALLEGVAMAGLVGVLRQLGDLAEFAAEIFHDLHEEVMATAARGHGLMVRVQQLEAEVPSIEKACLSQTSHSLFFLNAGVDWHPNLHAEQNLVTRGDLPRFVMDSYEECRGPPRLFLLDKFDVAGAGACLKRYTDPSFFKVESTSFEAAKTEGQREKKFRKVKKKGSRWRNGETPEVQPPSHAKLQQLFLEERVENGYSNPARLVKLKRRHLNGSPFDSKAGKSYMEKFLEPSTPMQKVVHEISVPSPLKLTLDNSSEPGLEILEISMVSPAKKSSQGKGSACSSPNEKEVVSIPFREKFNGDVIGGKIMKVPEPADGDMNDISSSTLHKVAFEEELAVDGKLKTIGSADGYHSEDLTSEIDNYMDALTTMDSEMETENEYRTKNNGLLIVKNCVRTSDGDEENLEFQAHSSDSQSFGNSPASDYGNSSFKCNRSSFSDSDTLSSLAENATSGGDQAAKVFLSSEPCAAKVVDRPSSRLTDESQGTRSHELVVPYDTGIEEDKTPDLGEASCSSCLTDSSPTLLPSDHGVHSPLDVLVGPEVEEVTSDSIKFGLRLSYTDENGANRADDKAVGSDGPSKTLNDIRFVGSAENHLDGEDPNAVSNVLLHLSDVLGITPENKGTDHFPNEVLQTESADEDFSENLVDGKIVATHLSVLPTEKQQLCSFLPEVEVPSDVMPTICSSDGIESYKLVSKPDDARMENGINLENSTPLLETQKSNNLEQQKLSDLTNIVPELELASVELEDPYTDEQSDIDKIPRAADGEEIGTSTCCVDAVGGDAVALKLPYTFPNYTCHEDHINSDSIETEQIIADVSLSAAAVTGADNDSDDFIHPCPDLAGSSSRDHIKLLESLSEFPDPHLKGTDCKEPENLTETERQDKVNLLEVSPADMPCKLVSSDHCNLKTVAGDDESSLAKETQYTLCYKGATPAPTYSAPGNQHLESNSPRQSHLLENGETEVCLPIDGLPGPGDPKENSLQFEADVVSLHEYEATCNSSRLQSGQIQSQNHTDHERCEQLQSLNHLEKCIDPPESHSEYLPCQPSESEFLVQSAGPELGGSKLAMDPLESALPSFGLLPQAAHINLEEVPPLPPLPPMQWRMGKTQIASLASPRYSIEASQHSFPPLQPFADEKAQFGLSASQTLQHQNPYFPIMTVEDEKSQRVSEQSVDNLARLIPFSLQLPTIASDADSQSNCLSLGVTQTPFLTSPLMPNERPEYGFLALDGEKAHLSSIPSTPMPTIEYTTHGHDPESSLKKPIEPSQQLGPETGSVDKELQPTLHYYSEEELQNPFDMSMPPPTVEAEQRQHALLTSDGETPLVEGAEVGKPNGNLATKLSRPPKPLIDAVAAHDKSKLRKVAERVQPRIEQKIDERDSLLEQIRTKSFNLKPAVVTRPNMHGPRTNLKVAAILEKAKTIRQAFAGSDEDDDSDNWSDA; encoded by the exons ATGCCGTTGACGAGGTACCAGATAAGGGACGAGTACAGCTTGGCGGATCCGGAGCTCTACGGAGCGGCCGATAGAGATGATCCAGAGGCTCTCTTGGAAGGCGTGGCCATGGCCGGCCTCGTCGGTGTCTTGCGCCAGCTCGGTGACCTTGCCGA GTTTGCCGCTGAGATATTCCATGACTTGCATGAGGAAGTAATGGCAACTGCTGCAAGAGGCCATGGTCTTATGGTTCGTGTTCAACAGCTTGAGGCAGAAGTTCCTTCAATTGAGAAGGCGTGTCTGTCACAAACAAGTCAttcattattctttttaaatgcAG GTGTTGATTGGCACCCTAATCTGCATGCGGAACAGAATCTGGTAACTCGGGGTGACTTACCTCGTTTTGTGATGGACTCTTATGAAGAATGCAGGGGCCCTCCCCGGTTATTTCTGCTGGACAA GTTTGATGTTGCGGGGGCTGGAGCCTGCTTAAAGCGTTATACTGATCCATCATTCTTTAAAGTGGAGTCAACATCCTTTGAAGCAGCAAAAACAGAAggtcaaagggaaaaaaaattccgCAAAGTGAAG AAAAAAGGATCACGCTGGAGAAATGGAGAAACACCTGAAGTACAACCCCCGTCACATGCCAA ATTGCAACAGTTGTTTCTGGAGGAGCGTGTTGAGAATGGTTATAGTAACCCTGCACGCCTTGTGAAACTGAAGAGAAGGCATTTGAATGGATCTCCATTTGACTCAAAAGCTGGGAAAAGTTACATGGAGAAATTCCTGGAGCCTTCCACTCCAATGCAGAAGGTTGTTCATGAAATTTCTGTCCCTTCACCCTTGAAATTGACACTGGATAATTCTAGTGAACCAGGGCTTGAAATACTTGAAATCAGTATGGTTAGTCCTGCAAAGAAGTCATCCCAAGGAAAGGGAAGTGCATGTTCCTCCCCTAATGAAAAGGAAGTAGTTTCAATACCATTCAGGGAGAAGTTTAATGGGGATGTCATTGGTGGAAAAATCATGAAGGTGCCTGAACCAGCTGATGGTGATATGAATGATATTTCTTCTTCCACTCTCCATAAGGTAGCATTTGAAGAGGAACTAGCAGTTGATGGCAAACTCAAAACAATAGGCAGTGCAGATGGATACCATTCTGAAGATTTGACCAGTGAGATAGACAATTACATGGATGCTCTTACCACTATGGATTCAGAAATGGAAACCGAAAATGAGTATAGAACTAAGAATAATGGCCTCTTGATTGTCAAAAACTGTGTGAGAACTTCTGATGGAGATGAAGAAAATCTGGAGTTCCAAGCTCACTCTTCTGATTCTCAATCATTTGGAAACTCCCCTGCATCAGATTATGGGAATAGTTCATTCAAATGTAACAGATCCAGTTTTTCCGACTCTGATACGTTAAGCAGTTTGGCTGAGAATGCAACGTCTGGCGGTGATCAAGCAGCTAAAGTATTCTTGTCTTCAGAACCTTGTGCAGCTAAGGTTGTGGATAGGCCATCCAGCCGGCTAACAGATGAGTCTCAGGGAACCAGATCTCATGAGCTTGTGGTGCCATATGATACGGGCATTGAGGAAGACAAGACCCCTGATCTTGGAGAAGCATCATGTAGTTCATGTCTTACGGATTCCAGTCCTACCCTACTGCCTTCAGATCATGGAGTACACTCACCACTAGATGTCTTAGTGGGTCCTGAAGTAGAGGAAGTAACCTCTGATTCTATTAAGTTTGGTTTGAGGTTATCATACACAGATGAAAATGGGGCTAATCGAGCTGATGATAAAGCTGTTGGCTCTGATGGTCCCTCCAAGACTCTGAATGATATTCGTTTTGTGGGTTCTGCTGAAAATCATCTGGATGGTGAAGATCCAAATGCTGTTTCTAATGTTTTGCTGCATTTGTCTGATGTTTTAGGGATTACTCCTGAAAATAAAGGAACCGATCATTTTCCTAATGAAGTGCTTCAAACAGAATCCGCAGATGAAGATTTTTCTGAAAATTTGGTCGATGGAAAGATTGTCGCAACACATTTAAGTGTTTTGCCCACTGAAAAGCAGCAACTTTGCTCATTCTTGCCTGAAGTAGAAGTACCTTCAGATGTTATGCCGACCATTTGTTCTTCAGATGGTATAGAGTCATATAAACTAGTTTCCAAACCTGATGATGCTCGTATGGAAAATGGAATTAATTTGGAAAACTCAACTCCTCTGTTGGAAACTCAAAAGTCAAACAACTTGGAGCAGCAGAAACTCTCAGATTTAACAAATATTGTTCCAGAACTTGAACTTGCTTCTGTAGAATTGGAAGATCCATATACTGATGAGCAATCAGATATTGATAAGATTCCGAGGGCAGCAGATGGTGAGGAAATAGGTACATCCACCTGCTGTGTGGATGCAGTGGGAGGTGATGCTGTTGCCCTCAAACTTCCATATACTTTTCCAAATTACACATGCCATGAGGATCATATAAACTCGGATTCTATAGAAACTGAACAAATTATAGCAGATGTGTCTTTGTCTGCTGCTGCCGTTACTGGTGCAGACAATGATTCGGATGACTTCATTCATCCATGTCCAGATCTAGCTGGTTCTTCTTCCAGGGATCATATAAAATTGCTAGAATCTCTTTCTGAATTTCCCGATCCCCATCTGAAAGGCACAGATTGTAAGGAGCCAGAAAATCTTACAGAAACTGAGAGACAAGACAAAGTGAATCTGCTGGAAGTTTCTCCTGCAGATATGCCATGCAAATTAGTCTCTTCTGACCATTGCAATTTAAAAACAGTTGCTGGTGATGATGAATCATCTCTGGCCAAAGAAACCCAATATACTTTGTGTTACAAAGGTGCCACCCCAGCCCCAACATATTCAGCACCCGGCAATCAACATTTGGAATCAAATTCTCCCCGTCAAAGTCATCTTCTAGAGAATGGTGAAACTGAGGTGTGTTTACCTATTGATGGCCTTCCAGGGCCAGGGGATCCTAAAGAGAATTCATTGCAATTTGAAGCTGATGTGGTAAGTTTGCACGAATATGAAGCAACTTGTAACTCTTCAAGACTTCAATCTGGGCAGATACAATCTCAGAATCACACAGATCATGAAAGATGTGAACAATTACAATCTTTAAATCACTTAGAAAAGTGCATTGATCCTCCTGAATCTCATTCAGAATACCTTCCATGCCAACCTTCAGAATCAGAATTCTTGGTGCAGTCAGCTGGCCCAGAACTTGGTGGTTCTAAGCTAGCAATGGATCCACTGGAGTCTGCCCTTCCTAGCTTTGGCCTGCTACCTCAGGCAGCTCACATAAATCTTGAGGAGGTGCCACCATTGCCACCTCTACCTCCTATGCAATGGAGGATGGGAAAGACCCAAATTGCTTCCTTAGCATCTCCAAGATATTCAATTGAAGCTAGTCAGCATTCATTCCCGCCCTTACAGCCATTTGCTGATGAGAAAGCTCAATTTGGACTTTCAGCATCCCAGACATTGCAGCATCAGAACCCATATTTTCCCATCATGACTGTGGAAGATGAGAAATCCCAACGAGTTTCTGAACAATCAGTGGACAATTTGGCTCGGCTGATCCCCTTCTCTTTGCAACTGCCAACGATAGCTAGTGATGCAGATAGTCAATCCAATTGCCTCTCTTTAGGGGTAACACAAACCCCATTTTTAACATCACCTTTAATGCCTAATGAGAGACCTGAATATGGTTTCCTTGCCTTGGATGGAGAGAAGGCTCACCTTAGTTCAATCCCATCCACACCAATGCCAACCATTGAATACACAACTCATGGACATGATCCTGAATCTTCGCTAAAGAAACCGATTGAGCCTTCCCAACAATTAGGACCAGAAACAGGGTCAGTGGATAAAGAACTTCAACCCACTCTGCACTATTATTCAGAAGAAGAATTGCAAAATCCTTTTGACATGTCTATGCCACCACCAACTGTGGAAGCAGAACAGCGTCAGCATGCTTTATTGACTTCAGATGGAGAAACCCCCCTAGTAGAAGGCGCTGAAGTGGGAAAGCCAAACGGAAATCTAGCAACTAAGCTTTCTCGTCCTCCAAAACCTCTCATTGATGCTGTTGCTGCTCATGACAAGAGCAAG TTGAGAAAGGTAGCTGAACGGGTTCAGCCTCGTATTGAACAAAAGATAGATGAAAGAGATTCATTGCTAGAACAGATACGAACGAAG TCCTTCAACTTGAAGCCAGCGGTGGTGACAAGACCCAACATGCATGGTCCTCGAACCAATCTGAAGGTTGCTGCCATCTTGGAGAAAGCAAAGACAATACgccag GCATTTGCCggaagtgatgaagatgatgacTCGGATAATTGGAGTGATGCTTGA